A single window of uncultured Methanospirillum sp. DNA harbors:
- a CDS encoding PAS domain S-box protein — translation MSVPADRYSLILEYLQKRYPIAVSTSQIARDLNMNRGSVAKYLEVLLTQGHVIMKPFGKAKQYCSSQKIPFDDLFDYLSEAMVILDTDLKILMVNKSFITTFDIRTGKNIIGTPLNRLNLPLLNDTTVQGNISRILESKTYINEMLLIDQIKDRFFLTEFVPTFLPSLSFTAKPGIMITFRDITTWKKTEDELKTSERKIRTLFEEVPSGIFLFQADGTILNANRASLEILGLTRFTDIVNFNLFEIMSSREAIEKLIREGKNAEITLTCNFDRIKLSTLTSTRKTGIAYFQVVFAPVTDRRWNAKQEYFILFIDITAQKRAEKELKERFWGITSNLPGIAYQFYARDSGEWGVYFADNRSESVYGIRTDPLDTWFDRFASCIDPEDKQRWDDSIRDVIQKIAPWDFEGTFIKPSGEGVYIRGISQPIRLKNETIWNGIFLDITDRRRSEEELKKSEQRFRGFASNLPGIVYQFYARDTGEWGMNFVDERSQDVYGISPEPLNTWLERYGMCIAPSDQVRWKNSIDDVIRRTAPWEFEGKFIKSTHEEMYIRVVSQPIRLSGETLWNGLILDITDYKQAEEALHASAIKEIRYHSFFENTCNGVLIYEPIDNGNEYILKDVNKATASLLRMPKEELIGKKLFEEFPDLPDPEIRDLLRRVLTTEKPEFSSPLKYRNRDDFPWISHYVFKLPSGEIASFMVDVSDEVKKEIEDSSGACDFRI, via the coding sequence ATGAGTGTGCCGGCAGACCGGTATTCACTAATTCTTGAATATCTCCAAAAACGCTACCCTATAGCAGTCTCAACCTCACAAATCGCCAGAGACCTGAATATGAACCGTGGTTCTGTGGCAAAATACCTGGAAGTACTTCTCACCCAGGGCCATGTGATAATGAAACCTTTTGGAAAAGCCAAACAATATTGCTCATCGCAAAAAATTCCTTTTGACGACCTTTTTGATTATCTTTCAGAAGCAATGGTTATTCTTGACACGGATCTCAAGATCCTGATGGTCAATAAAAGTTTTATCACAACATTCGATATTCGTACCGGAAAAAATATAATCGGAACTCCGCTAAACAGGCTTAATCTTCCCCTTCTGAATGATACTACAGTTCAGGGAAACATTTCCCGCATCCTTGAGTCAAAGACGTACATTAACGAGATGTTGCTTATTGACCAGATCAAGGACAGATTTTTTCTCACAGAGTTTGTTCCTACTTTTCTACCATCACTTTCATTCACTGCTAAACCTGGGATCATGATAACATTCAGGGATATTACAACCTGGAAAAAGACAGAAGATGAATTAAAAACAAGCGAGAGAAAAATAAGAACACTATTTGAAGAAGTCCCAAGTGGGATATTTCTCTTTCAGGCTGACGGGACAATTCTTAATGCCAACCGTGCCTCACTAGAGATCCTGGGGCTGACACGGTTTACCGATATTGTCAATTTCAATCTCTTTGAGATCATGTCTTCCAGGGAAGCAATAGAGAAACTTATCAGAGAAGGAAAAAACGCAGAAATTACACTTACCTGTAATTTTGACCGTATAAAATTGTCTACTCTGACATCAACGAGGAAAACCGGAATCGCATATTTCCAGGTAGTTTTTGCTCCGGTGACTGACAGAAGATGGAATGCCAAGCAGGAATATTTTATTCTGTTTATAGACATTACTGCCCAGAAACGTGCAGAAAAAGAACTGAAGGAGCGATTCTGGGGGATTACAAGTAATCTGCCTGGGATTGCATACCAGTTTTATGCCCGTGACTCAGGCGAATGGGGCGTCTATTTTGCAGATAATCGATCTGAAAGTGTGTATGGAATAAGAACCGATCCCCTTGATACCTGGTTTGACAGGTTTGCATCATGCATTGATCCTGAAGATAAGCAACGCTGGGATGATTCCATCAGGGATGTAATACAGAAGATTGCTCCCTGGGATTTTGAAGGGACTTTTATCAAACCGTCGGGAGAAGGTGTCTACATTCGGGGTATCTCTCAACCGATACGACTGAAAAATGAGACAATATGGAATGGAATCTTTCTTGATATTACTGACAGAAGAAGGTCAGAAGAGGAACTCAAGAAGAGCGAGCAGCGGTTCAGAGGGTTTGCAAGCAACCTTCCAGGAATTGTGTACCAGTTTTACGCTCGTGATACCGGCGAATGGGGGATGAATTTTGTTGATGAACGGTCACAGGATGTCTACGGGATCAGTCCGGAGCCATTGAATACATGGCTCGAACGGTATGGAATGTGCATTGCACCATCGGATCAGGTGCGATGGAAAAATTCAATTGATGATGTGATCAGAAGGACTGCACCCTGGGAATTTGAGGGAAAATTTATCAAATCCACTCATGAGGAGATGTATATCAGGGTCGTCTCCCAGCCGATCAGATTATCCGGAGAAACGTTATGGAACGGCCTTATTCTGGATATAACCGACTACAAACAGGCTGAAGAAGCTCTTCACGCAAGTGCGATAAAGGAGATCCGATACCATTCCTTTTTTGAGAACACCTGCAATGGAGTCTTGATCTATGAACCCATCGATAACGGGAATGAATACATCCTTAAAGATGTGAACAAGGCTACGGCAAGTCTGCTCAGAATGCCAAAAGAGGAATTGATCGGGAAGAAATTGTTTGAAGAGTTTCCCGATCTTCCAGACCCTGAAATTCGTGACCTTCTCAGAAGGGTATTGACTACAGAAAAACCTGAATTTTCATCTCCTCTCAAATATCGAAACCGTGATGATTTTCCCTGGATCTCTCACTATGTCTTCAAACTCCCTTCAGGAGAGATCGCATCGTTTATGGTGGATGTATCTGATGAAGTGAAAAAGGAGATCGAAGATTCATCTGGTGCATGTGACTTCAGGATCTGA
- a CDS encoding TIGR03557 family F420-dependent LLM class oxidoreductase — translation METKIGYFASIEQYKPMDALEQSVRAEKVGFESIWVDDHFHPWYHTDAQCGQAWAWMGAVLQATKKAFVSTCITCPILRYNPGVVAQTFATLRQMYPKRVGIAVGAGEALNEVPVTAQWPSVPERQAMTIEAIEVMKKLWDGKTPVSFTGKYYNLEKAFLYTKPEDNVPLYFSGMGPKGAKLAGIHGDHLMTVSADTDTLKNVTIPKFEEGAREAGKDPKKMEKAMLIWYSVDPDFDKAVEGNRFWAGCLVPSMFKYRVSDPPEVEMHANLVHSDVLQKNFICATDAEGLIAEIERFKQVGITHFCLGNSSPNVNYGIDIFKDVIPAVKG, via the coding sequence ATGGAAACAAAAATTGGATATTTCGCATCCATTGAGCAGTATAAACCAATGGATGCCCTTGAACAATCGGTCAGGGCAGAAAAAGTAGGATTTGAATCGATTTGGGTTGATGATCATTTTCATCCGTGGTATCATACCGATGCTCAGTGCGGACAGGCATGGGCATGGATGGGAGCAGTTCTTCAGGCAACCAAGAAGGCATTTGTCTCGACCTGTATCACCTGCCCGATCCTCAGGTACAACCCCGGAGTAGTGGCACAGACCTTTGCGACTCTCAGACAGATGTATCCAAAACGGGTTGGAATAGCAGTTGGAGCCGGTGAAGCTCTGAACGAGGTTCCGGTAACAGCCCAGTGGCCTAGTGTTCCCGAGCGTCAGGCAATGACCATTGAAGCGATAGAGGTCATGAAAAAGCTCTGGGATGGAAAAACTCCGGTTTCGTTCACCGGTAAATACTACAACCTTGAAAAGGCATTTCTGTACACTAAGCCTGAAGATAACGTTCCACTTTATTTCAGTGGAATGGGTCCAAAAGGTGCCAAACTTGCAGGAATACATGGTGACCACCTGATGACAGTGTCAGCCGATACAGATACACTGAAAAACGTCACCATTCCAAAGTTTGAAGAGGGTGCAAGGGAGGCTGGCAAGGATCCAAAGAAGATGGAGAAGGCCATGCTGATCTGGTACTCGGTAGATCCTGACTTTGACAAGGCTGTTGAAGGAAACAGGTTCTGGGCAGGATGTCTCGTCCCCTCGATGTTCAAGTATCGTGTCAGCGATCCGCCAGAGGTTGAGATGCATGCAAACCTGGTTCATTCAGATGTTCTTCAGAAAAATTTCATCTGTGCAACCGACGCAGAAGGTCTGATTGCAGAGATCGAGCGGTTTAAACAGGTAGGGATCACACACTTCTGTCTTGGTAATTCCAGTCCGAACGTGAATTACGGAATTGATATCTTCAAGGATGTTATCCCAGCAGTAAAGGGATAA
- a CDS encoding cupin domain-containing protein, protein MIHTDVSRIFDQGTVVFPDHKEDINKKSWYTPPGWVGVSLKDIITGKDTGGAFSYHLVRITRHCEVPSHVHDTEWEWNVILNGNGSFVIQEKETQVVIGETYVTPPGISHTVKAGNSDLVITATFVPALG, encoded by the coding sequence ATGATTCATACCGATGTATCAAGGATTTTTGATCAGGGGACAGTTGTCTTTCCTGATCACAAGGAGGATATCAACAAAAAATCCTGGTATACCCCTCCAGGATGGGTGGGTGTTTCACTAAAGGATATCATAACCGGGAAAGACACCGGTGGGGCATTCAGTTATCACCTTGTCAGGATCACCAGACATTGTGAAGTACCTTCACATGTCCATGACACAGAGTGGGAATGGAATGTTATTCTGAACGGGAATGGTTCGTTTGTCATCCAGGAAAAGGAGACACAGGTGGTCATCGGAGAGACGTATGTTACTCCCCCGGGTATTTCTCATACCGTCAAGGCAGGAAATAGTGACCTGGTTATAACCGCTACCTTTGTTCCTGCCCTTGGATGA